A genome region from Bradyrhizobium sp. 186 includes the following:
- a CDS encoding DUF6538 domain-containing protein, with translation MGFESLRRHPDSGIFLLRKRVPERLKEAVGKGEVKLSLRTRDPVVARIRHLEVLARIERAWSGIDAAVIDGEGRVLSPLQCKSASDAGPAGAVSARADPAATCPSKPGHSFAGPAAVDASDKAPVPLRALFKSYGKEAQLSPATVKRWSPVVDRLIAHLGHDDAAAIARADIVAWKDALLEGGMKNITVRDVYLAATKAMFQFAVDQGLLAENPAKEVRVRVRKKVKEREKGFDGEEAKTILTATLRPLSHLISEEMAAARRWLPWIGAYTGARINELTPLTAADFVKRDGIWIIRIRGANNKTRTYREVPLHGHLIEQGLLYYAKSRGKRPLFYDPGRSRGGKDSNPHHKKVAERIAEWVRALGIEGVAPNHGWRHRFSSIARFVGMPEDVRNIIQGHAGGKVADDYGETWPLVALREIEKLPRYVV, from the coding sequence ATGGGGTTCGAATCTCTAAGACGCCATCCGGACAGCGGTATCTTTCTGTTAAGGAAAAGAGTCCCTGAACGGCTGAAGGAAGCCGTCGGCAAGGGCGAGGTCAAGCTTTCGCTGCGCACGCGCGATCCCGTCGTCGCGCGCATCCGCCACCTCGAGGTGCTGGCGAGGATCGAGCGCGCGTGGTCGGGAATCGACGCCGCGGTCATCGACGGCGAAGGCCGTGTTCTGTCGCCCCTGCAGTGCAAGTCCGCATCGGACGCGGGGCCGGCCGGCGCGGTCTCGGCGCGCGCCGATCCCGCGGCGACCTGTCCTTCGAAGCCGGGTCATTCCTTCGCCGGTCCGGCCGCGGTCGACGCGAGCGACAAGGCGCCGGTGCCGCTGCGCGCCCTCTTCAAATCCTACGGCAAGGAAGCCCAGCTCTCGCCGGCCACCGTCAAGCGGTGGTCGCCGGTCGTCGACCGGCTGATCGCGCATCTCGGTCACGACGACGCCGCGGCGATCGCGCGCGCCGACATCGTCGCCTGGAAGGACGCGCTGCTCGAAGGCGGCATGAAAAACATCACGGTCCGGGACGTCTACCTCGCCGCGACCAAGGCCATGTTCCAGTTCGCCGTCGATCAGGGGCTGCTCGCCGAGAATCCTGCCAAGGAGGTGAGGGTGCGCGTGCGCAAGAAGGTCAAGGAGCGCGAGAAGGGCTTCGACGGCGAGGAAGCCAAGACGATCCTGACCGCGACGCTGCGGCCGTTGTCGCACCTGATCAGCGAGGAGATGGCGGCGGCGCGGCGTTGGCTGCCCTGGATCGGCGCCTACACCGGCGCCCGCATCAACGAGCTTACGCCGTTGACCGCGGCCGACTTCGTCAAGCGCGACGGCATCTGGATCATCCGCATCCGCGGCGCCAACAACAAGACGCGCACGTACCGCGAGGTGCCGCTGCACGGCCACCTGATCGAGCAGGGGCTGCTCTACTACGCGAAGTCGCGCGGCAAGCGGCCGCTGTTCTACGACCCCGGCCGCAGCCGTGGGGGCAAGGATTCGAATCCGCACCACAAGAAGGTCGCGGAGCGCATCGCCGAATGGGTGCGCGCGCTCGGCATCGAGGGCGTGGCGCCGAACCACGGCTGGCGCCACCGCTTCTCCAGCATCGCCCGCTTCGTCGGGATGCCGGAAGACGTCCGCAACATCATCCAAGGCCACGCGGGCGGAAAAGTCGCCGACGACTACGGCGAGACCTGGCCTCTCGTGGCGCTCCGCGAGATCGAGAAATTGCCGCGTTACGTGGTCTGA
- a CDS encoding relaxase/mobilization nuclease domain-containing protein, with translation MRAKLERIVRRAPEVMVKITGRTRDAAHLKSHLAYITRNGELDGETEQGATMAGRSGLKDLQQQWEDDSVLDNKRRRDGSLSINIILSMPAGTDAVAVKDSARAFAVETFGYNHDYVFVQHLDDKHPHVHLTVRSLGHDGKRLSPRKADLQAWRERFAGELRLRWIAAEATPRRTRGRVRKADRGPVLALRKRKITPDVDRLARHEVLSEARGGRTAKHPWDEQIKSRQDAIRRRYLDYAAELQRSGVAADHELARQIRQFAKDMPAVETRRHALMNELAELASSRRRAGEQGVDANRRGDTRDDERTR, from the coding sequence ATGCGTGCAAAGCTCGAACGCATCGTACGCCGAGCGCCAGAGGTAATGGTTAAGATCACCGGTCGCACCAGGGACGCGGCGCATCTCAAGTCGCACTTGGCATACATCACGCGAAATGGCGAGCTCGATGGTGAAACAGAGCAGGGCGCAACGATGGCGGGTCGTTCCGGATTGAAAGATCTGCAACAACAATGGGAGGATGATTCTGTTCTCGACAACAAGCGCCGCCGCGATGGATCGCTTTCGATCAACATCATTCTGTCGATGCCGGCTGGCACCGATGCCGTCGCAGTCAAGGATTCGGCCCGGGCATTTGCCGTCGAGACGTTCGGCTACAATCACGACTACGTCTTCGTCCAGCACCTCGACGACAAGCATCCCCACGTGCACTTGACCGTTCGGTCGCTGGGCCATGACGGCAAGCGACTCAGCCCTCGCAAGGCGGATCTTCAGGCCTGGCGGGAGCGGTTTGCTGGCGAACTCCGGCTTCGCTGGATCGCGGCGGAGGCAACGCCGCGGCGAACCCGCGGACGGGTTCGAAAGGCAGATCGCGGGCCGGTGCTCGCTTTACGCAAGCGAAAGATCACGCCAGATGTCGACCGGCTCGCCCGTCACGAGGTGCTTTCGGAGGCGAGGGGCGGCAGGACTGCCAAGCATCCTTGGGACGAACAGATTAAGTCACGTCAGGACGCGATCCGGCGGCGATATCTCGACTATGCCGCCGAGCTACAGCGCTCTGGAGTGGCAGCAGATCACGAGCTAGCGCGTCAGATTAGGCAATTCGCCAAGGATATGCCCGCTGTTGAAACTCGCCGCCATGCACTGATGAACGAGCTTGCGGAACTCGCCAGTAGCCGGCGCCGCGCCGGAGAGCAGGGCGTCGATGCCAACCGGCGCGGTGACACGCGAGACGATGAGCGAACCAGATAG
- the mobC gene encoding plasmid mobilization relaxosome protein MobC, with amino-acid sequence MRQIAEVSHQRGMTRTGWIVALVRSRLGSPVQHSPDEHDALRAIVRELNRIGGNINQIARAANTSVLQGRAVELDLSAIQEAKMVIERELAQLRNALHGNANYWDGRR; translated from the coding sequence ATGCGGCAGATCGCGGAAGTTTCACATCAGCGTGGCATGACCCGAACCGGCTGGATTGTCGCGCTGGTGCGCTCGCGATTGGGGTCACCAGTGCAGCATTCCCCGGACGAGCACGACGCGCTTCGCGCGATCGTTCGCGAGCTCAACCGGATCGGGGGCAACATCAACCAGATCGCGCGTGCCGCAAACACCAGTGTGTTGCAGGGCAGGGCGGTTGAGCTCGATCTGTCCGCAATTCAAGAGGCCAAAATGGTCATTGAAAGAGAGCTTGCGCAACTACGCAATGCGCTGCACGGCAACGCGAATTATTGGGATGGGCGGCGATGA
- a CDS encoding ParB/RepB/Spo0J family partition protein, with amino-acid sequence MALDLSFKQLIDVAEDGAATIGQPTCIAIDRIDEDPDQPRRSFDEPKLEELAESVRQHGVLQPIVLRQATEEGRYVIIMGARRYRAAKRAGLRDIPTFIHAVGSADRYVQMIENIQRDDLNAPEIAAFIADRLERGDNQADISRKLGKPKDWVSRYASVQSMPEFLRSKLAGSSIRAVYELYQAWREQPNAVETLCAAQESFTDAHARQLARKIRTEVRGSPADGEGPPGDQPPRSPVATQAALRPIETDRVTAIAEKSSHSSVDRNARMSPSLTIRVRHQDRSGCLLVDRLASQGSRHAVLLIDGAEEAEEVPASTVTIEEILFA; translated from the coding sequence ATGGCGCTTGATCTCAGCTTTAAGCAGCTCATCGACGTCGCGGAAGATGGTGCCGCCACAATCGGACAACCGACTTGCATCGCCATCGACCGTATTGACGAAGATCCGGACCAGCCTCGTCGCAGCTTCGACGAACCGAAGCTCGAGGAGCTTGCGGAATCGGTCCGTCAGCATGGCGTGCTGCAACCGATCGTGCTGCGACAAGCGACCGAGGAAGGCCGGTACGTGATCATCATGGGTGCGAGGCGGTATCGTGCTGCGAAGCGCGCCGGGCTCCGCGACATCCCGACTTTCATTCATGCCGTTGGTTCTGCGGATCGTTATGTTCAGATGATCGAGAATATTCAGCGCGACGACCTCAATGCCCCCGAAATTGCGGCATTCATCGCGGACCGCTTGGAGCGGGGTGATAACCAAGCTGACATCTCGCGCAAGCTGGGTAAGCCTAAGGACTGGGTTTCTCGCTACGCTTCGGTCCAGAGTATGCCGGAGTTCCTCCGATCGAAGCTTGCCGGCTCATCAATCCGTGCTGTGTATGAACTCTACCAGGCTTGGCGTGAGCAGCCCAACGCCGTCGAGACCTTATGCGCAGCACAGGAGAGCTTCACCGACGCACACGCCCGTCAGCTGGCCCGCAAAATTCGCACTGAGGTCCGCGGTTCCCCTGCTGACGGCGAGGGGCCTCCTGGAGATCAACCACCGCGAAGCCCGGTCGCAACGCAAGCGGCATTGCGACCCATAGAGACAGACCGTGTAACGGCGATCGCGGAAAAGTCCTCCCACTCTTCGGTCGATCGGAACGCGCGAATGAGCCCATCACTGACGATCAGAGTGCGTCACCAAGATCGAAGTGGCTGTCTTCTGGTCGATCGACTCGCGTCTCAAGGCTCACGCCATGCCGTGCTGCTGATCGATGGCGCAGAAGAAGCGGAAGAGGTTCCGGCATCGACGGTCACAATTGAAGAGATCCTGTTCGCATGA
- a CDS encoding ParA family protein: MKTIVINNQKGGVGKTTLAVHLAWFMAEADLRVLVIDVDAQSNASDTLRHYAGSTLAADLFKPGIRVVPREDEGLTLAPADSSLTDLDRSNATAITTLQENLAFASDQFDACVIDTPPSLGLRSVGCLVAASHVLAPIYLEDYSIKGVKGLMQTVIGVQRRYGRQDTRFLGLLPSNFNTKSPRQRTHLEQLLREAGKYVFPGQIVARDGYAEAVAERLPVWKLKRRSAQEAGREIRDVLAKIVAQMDETAHGA; encoded by the coding sequence ATGAAGACCATTGTCATCAACAATCAAAAGGGCGGGGTCGGGAAGACGACGCTTGCGGTGCATTTGGCTTGGTTCATGGCGGAAGCGGATCTCCGCGTTCTCGTGATCGACGTCGATGCGCAGAGCAATGCGTCGGATACGTTGAGGCACTACGCCGGTTCAACGTTAGCCGCGGATCTGTTCAAGCCGGGGATACGCGTCGTACCTCGGGAAGATGAAGGCCTAACGCTCGCGCCGGCCGATAGTTCGCTGACTGATCTCGATCGCAGCAACGCGACCGCCATAACGACTCTGCAAGAGAACCTCGCTTTCGCGTCGGATCAGTTCGACGCCTGCGTCATCGATACGCCGCCGTCACTGGGACTTCGCAGTGTCGGCTGTTTGGTTGCGGCCTCGCATGTGCTGGCCCCTATCTATCTGGAGGACTATTCGATCAAGGGCGTCAAAGGTCTGATGCAGACCGTGATCGGCGTGCAGAGGCGCTATGGCCGCCAGGATACGAGGTTCCTCGGGTTGCTGCCTTCGAACTTCAACACGAAGTCGCCCCGTCAAAGGACCCATCTTGAGCAACTCTTGCGCGAGGCGGGCAAATATGTCTTCCCGGGCCAGATCGTTGCAAGGGACGGCTACGCTGAGGCCGTCGCAGAACGCCTGCCGGTCTGGAAGCTGAAGCGCCGCTCTGCGCAGGAGGCTGGCCGAGAAATCCGCGATGTTCTCGCCAAGATCGTCGCGCAGATGGACGAGACGGCACATGGCGCTTGA
- a CDS encoding WGR domain-containing protein: MPNPEPEPLHLRRIDAAHNMRRFYALSTQPTLFGEMSVIRNWGRIGTSGKTMVQTFDGSAEAIEAFVCLERAKRRRGYAVADEKPS, from the coding sequence GTGCCGAACCCCGAACCAGAACCGCTTCATCTGCGCCGCATCGATGCCGCCCACAATATGCGGCGGTTTTATGCGCTGTCCACGCAGCCCACCTTGTTCGGAGAAATGTCGGTGATCCGCAATTGGGGCCGGATCGGCACGAGTGGCAAGACCATGGTGCAGACCTTCGATGGTAGTGCGGAGGCGATCGAAGCATTCGTATGCCTGGAGCGTGCCAAGCGGAGGCGCGGTTACGCTGTCGCGGACGAAAAACCGTCTTAA
- a CDS encoding DUF736 domain-containing protein, with translation MATIGTFTSTGNGFSGAIKTLNLNVKAKLIRVDNPSDKGPHFRIYSGNVELGAAWQKTAKDTERDYLSVKLDDPSFPAPIYATLIEVEGAEGLQLIWSRPNRD, from the coding sequence ATGGCTACCATCGGCACCTTCACGTCCACGGGCAATGGCTTCTCCGGCGCGATCAAGACGCTCAACCTCAACGTCAAGGCCAAGCTGATCCGCGTCGACAACCCTTCCGACAAGGGACCGCACTTCCGCATCTACTCTGGCAACGTCGAGTTGGGCGCCGCCTGGCAGAAGACCGCCAAGGACACCGAGCGCGACTACCTCTCCGTCAAACTGGACGATCCGAGCTTCCCCGCTCCGATCTACGCCACTCTGATCGAGGTCGAAGGCGCGGAAGGCCTCCAACTGATCTGGTCCCGGCCGAACCGGGATTGA
- the repC gene encoding plasmid replication protein RepC, with amino-acid sequence MQSHSPTTPFGRRSLTLAHVASQMVATERPPEKIVHKWKIFHAICTARPRLGVSERSLSVLNALLTFHPETALTGEDDLIVFPSNHQLTRRAHGMPASTLRRHLAVLVDAGLIVRRDSPNGKRYARKDNAGEIEFAFGFDLSPLVVRSEEFESLAADIEAEARALRLVRERITLCRRDIAKMIATGIEEAVPTRRGGQGPADWQVVHAAFRAIVDQIPRTATRQELEPIADELSQLADDVLNLLEEHIKSKNPSANESHSERHIQNSKPDAPIDLEPVFREGRAAGAEPKPQPPRVGEGSYPLGMVLSACPDIVDYAKGGISNWRDFLATAAVVRSMLGISPSAWEEAQKVMGEVPAAIVVACILQRGTAINSAGGYLRGLTRKAEVGEFSLGPILMAQINSRRRDKQRA; translated from the coding sequence ATGCAGTCACACTCTCCAACGACGCCCTTTGGGCGGCGATCGCTGACGCTTGCCCATGTGGCAAGCCAGATGGTCGCAACCGAACGTCCTCCCGAAAAGATCGTGCACAAGTGGAAGATCTTCCACGCCATCTGCACGGCACGGCCGCGCCTTGGCGTGTCGGAGCGCTCGCTCTCGGTACTAAACGCGCTGCTGACCTTCCATCCCGAAACCGCGCTCACCGGGGAGGATGATCTGATTGTTTTTCCGTCAAACCATCAACTCACCCGGCGGGCGCACGGCATGCCGGCATCGACGCTTCGTCGTCACCTTGCTGTGCTGGTCGACGCGGGCCTGATCGTTCGGCGCGACAGTCCGAATGGCAAGCGCTATGCGCGGAAGGACAATGCGGGCGAAATCGAGTTCGCCTTCGGCTTCGATCTGTCGCCGCTCGTCGTGCGCTCGGAGGAGTTCGAGAGCCTGGCGGCCGATATCGAAGCCGAGGCCCGCGCACTCAGGCTCGTACGAGAGCGCATCACGCTGTGCCGGCGCGACATCGCGAAGATGATTGCAACTGGCATCGAGGAAGCCGTCCCGACGCGAAGGGGAGGGCAGGGGCCTGCCGATTGGCAGGTCGTGCACGCTGCCTTCCGCGCGATCGTCGATCAGATTCCGCGCACGGCTACGCGCCAGGAGCTCGAGCCGATCGCCGACGAGTTGTCTCAGCTCGCCGACGACGTGCTCAATCTTCTGGAAGAACACATCAAATCCAAGAATCCGAGCGCCAATGAGTCCCATTCTGAGCGCCACATACAGAATTCAAAACCAGACGCCCCTATTGATCTTGAACCTGTCTTTCGAGAAGGCAGGGCGGCGGGAGCTGAGCCCAAACCTCAACCCCCGCGAGTCGGGGAGGGGTCGTATCCGTTAGGAATGGTCCTGAGTGCCTGCCCGGACATCGTCGATTATGCGAAGGGTGGGATTTCGAACTGGCGCGATTTCCTGGCCACAGCGGCCGTTGTGCGATCGATGCTGGGGATCAGCCCGAGCGCCTGGGAGGAGGCGCAAAAGGTTATGGGCGAGGTGCCCGCAGCCATCGTCGTCGCGTGTATCCTGCAGCGCGGGACGGCGATCAATTCCGCCGGCGGTTATCTGCGCGGTTTGACGCGAAAAGCCGAGGTCGGCGAATTTTCGCTTGGCCCGATCCTGATGGCGCAGATCAATTCTCGCCGGCGAGATAAGCAGCGGGCGTGA
- the repB gene encoding plasmid partitioning protein RepB, producing MSKRTDTIKSLFTAPQSSALSADNVPGALPRVSSGSVRSLKDSFSEVEKENEELRERIASGAVILEIDPSLIDPSPLSDRFRDNDDSSFEALKHSIAQRGQEVPILVREHPEAKGRYQSAYGHRRVRATRELGIPVKAILRSLSDEALVVAQGLENAPREDLSFIERATFAMHIEDAGHSRSVVQDALSIDRAEASKLLAVARSVPTDVIQAIGKAPKVGRGRWQSFAELIKDAAALKRVRAAIVEPKFAERETDARFLAAFSAASRPSPAGTSKPTEEKPVLSASGEEIAHVRHAERELKLTVAKNIPAAFAAFLVDQLPTLFDAFSKTSGGQETTEA from the coding sequence ATGAGCAAACGTACTGACACCATCAAGAGCCTTTTCACGGCCCCGCAATCTAGCGCGTTGTCAGCTGACAACGTGCCCGGCGCCTTGCCGCGGGTCTCGTCGGGCTCGGTCCGCTCGTTGAAGGATTCTTTTTCCGAAGTCGAGAAAGAGAACGAGGAGCTTCGCGAAAGAATTGCGTCTGGCGCTGTGATCCTTGAAATCGACCCTTCGCTTATTGATCCGTCACCCCTGTCCGACCGGTTTCGTGACAATGATGATAGCTCGTTCGAGGCACTTAAACACTCAATCGCACAACGTGGCCAAGAGGTGCCCATTCTCGTTCGGGAGCATCCCGAAGCAAAAGGGCGCTACCAGAGCGCCTATGGACATCGCCGCGTTCGCGCCACGCGCGAATTGGGCATTCCCGTCAAGGCAATCCTGCGATCACTGTCAGATGAAGCCCTTGTCGTGGCTCAAGGACTCGAGAACGCACCACGCGAAGATTTGAGTTTCATTGAGCGCGCTACCTTTGCGATGCATATCGAAGATGCCGGGCATAGCCGGTCAGTCGTGCAAGATGCGTTGTCGATCGATAGAGCGGAGGCCTCGAAGCTTCTTGCCGTCGCTCGATCGGTTCCAACCGACGTTATCCAAGCCATCGGGAAGGCTCCGAAAGTTGGCCGCGGCCGCTGGCAGTCGTTCGCTGAACTAATCAAGGATGCCGCAGCGCTCAAACGTGTGAGAGCGGCGATCGTTGAACCGAAATTTGCAGAGCGGGAAACCGACGCTCGATTTCTCGCAGCATTTTCGGCCGCGAGCCGTCCATCCCCCGCGGGGACATCAAAGCCGACAGAAGAGAAGCCAGTTTTGTCTGCATCCGGTGAGGAGATTGCGCACGTCCGTCACGCCGAGCGCGAACTGAAGCTCACCGTCGCCAAGAATATTCCGGCCGCATTCGCGGCATTTCTTGTCGACCAACTCCCGACCCTGTTCGACGCCTTTTCCAAGACGAGCGGCGGTCAGGAAACTACCGAGGCCTAA
- the repA gene encoding plasmid partitioning protein RepA: MPSLAEDSLTMSETASARITRHAGILSGQLRSLATTLFPPSASKSLRSFTSGEVARIARVSDGYLRQLSLDGLGPNPATGPGGRRSYTLAQIHELRGYLASARPREALEFLPRRQPGDKLQIITVANFKGGSAKTTTALYLSQYLALAGFRVLAIDLDPQASLSAMFGYQPEFDIGANETLYGAIRYDEHRRPMREIVRKTYFDGIGLVPGNLELMEFEHHTPRAMIERRERGHDLFFRRVASAIDQVADDYDVVVIDCPPQLGYLTMGALNAATAMLVTIHPQMVDVASMSQFLLMTSDLMSVIEEAGGRLDHDFIRYVITRHDPNDVPEAQIVALLRNLFGSDVLQATVWKSTAIANAGLTKQSLYELERGTVGRGAYDRALESVDAVNAEVAQLLKKVWGR, from the coding sequence ATGCCGAGCTTAGCGGAAGATTCACTTACCATGAGCGAGACTGCGTCTGCCCGGATCACCCGGCACGCCGGCATCCTTTCCGGCCAGCTTCGCTCGCTAGCTACAACGCTTTTCCCGCCTTCAGCCAGTAAGTCTCTTCGCTCGTTCACCTCAGGGGAGGTTGCGCGAATTGCACGCGTGTCCGACGGGTATCTACGACAGCTCTCTCTCGACGGCCTTGGACCGAACCCAGCGACTGGCCCTGGGGGGCGTCGATCTTACACTCTGGCCCAGATTCATGAGTTGCGCGGGTACCTAGCCAGCGCGCGCCCTCGAGAAGCGTTGGAATTTCTCCCGCGCCGCCAGCCGGGCGACAAGCTCCAAATTATCACCGTCGCAAACTTCAAGGGCGGCTCCGCCAAGACGACGACGGCATTATATCTTTCACAATATCTCGCCCTTGCCGGCTTTCGGGTCCTTGCGATTGACCTCGATCCGCAAGCCTCGCTTTCCGCGATGTTCGGGTACCAACCCGAGTTTGATATTGGGGCGAATGAAACCCTCTACGGTGCCATCCGATATGACGAGCACCGCCGGCCAATGCGCGAGATTGTCCGGAAGACCTACTTTGACGGGATAGGTCTCGTTCCAGGCAATCTCGAGCTTATGGAGTTCGAGCACCATACGCCTCGCGCAATGATCGAGCGGCGTGAACGCGGACACGACCTGTTCTTTCGCCGCGTCGCCAGCGCCATCGACCAGGTTGCCGACGACTACGACGTCGTTGTTATCGACTGCCCACCCCAACTTGGTTACTTGACCATGGGCGCGCTAAACGCGGCCACCGCGATGCTCGTGACCATCCATCCGCAGATGGTCGATGTCGCATCGATGAGCCAATTTCTCCTCATGACGTCGGATCTCATGTCCGTCATCGAGGAAGCTGGCGGCCGACTGGATCACGATTTCATCCGGTATGTCATCACGCGTCACGATCCCAACGACGTGCCCGAAGCTCAAATCGTTGCCCTCCTTCGTAACCTCTTTGGATCGGATGTGCTCCAAGCCACCGTTTGGAAATCGACTGCAATCGCCAATGCCGGTCTCACCAAGCAGTCACTTTATGAGCTGGAGCGCGGCACAGTGGGGCGAGGCGCCTACGACCGGGCACTTGAATCAGTCGACGCGGTCAATGCCGAAGTTGCGCAACTTCTCAAGAAGGTGTGGGGTCGATGA
- a CDS encoding IS1634 family transposase gives MFVARIPNRNSPPAILLRESYREGDKIKSRTLANLSHWPDEKIDALRRVLKGEELVSPAEQLRIERSLPHGHVAAVLGMARQLGLHRLVPDKPRRLARLALALIVARVIEPAAKLATARQLSEATAAHSLGELLDLSAVDEDELYEALDLLGTAQPGIEATLAKRHLHDGSLVLYDLTSSYLEGRHCELARHGYSRDGRSDKLQIVFGLLCAADGCPVAVEVFEGNTADPSTLAAQVDKLKARFKLSRVVLVGDRGMITSARIEADLMPAGLDWITALRAPAIRKLAEDGGPLQLSLFDDRDMAEITSPDFPGERLIVCRNPDLADERRRKRGELLAATEKDLARVKAAVQRQRNPLRGEDEIGLKVGAVLGKRKMAKHFHLAITDTSFDFSRIEDAIANEASLDGFYVLRTNVPAENLDTAATVRAYKSLAQVERAFRTIKTVELEVRPIHHRLAGRVRAHVFLCMLAYYIVWHMRRALAPILFDDHDREAADAARVSPVAKARVSAAARTKANRKHTHDGRPVHSFRTLLQDLATLTRNIVRIGQDAPAAMLTSPTPLQQDVFNRLGIPIAP, from the coding sequence ATGTTCGTCGCCCGCATTCCCAACCGCAACTCACCGCCCGCGATCCTGTTGCGCGAGAGCTATCGCGAGGGCGACAAGATCAAGTCGCGCACGCTGGCCAACCTGTCGCATTGGCCGGATGAGAAGATCGATGCGCTGCGCCGCGTCCTGAAAGGCGAGGAGCTGGTCTCGCCGGCCGAGCAACTGCGGATCGAGCGCTCGCTGCCGCACGGCCACGTGGCCGCGGTGCTCGGCATGGCGCGCCAGCTCGGACTGCATCGCCTTGTCCCGGACAAGCCCAGACGGTTGGCCAGGCTGGCTTTGGCCTTGATCGTGGCACGGGTGATCGAACCGGCCGCCAAGCTGGCCACGGCGCGCCAGCTCAGCGAGGCGACGGCGGCGCATTCGCTGGGCGAACTGCTCGATCTCAGCGCCGTCGACGAGGACGAGCTTTACGAAGCGCTCGACCTGCTCGGCACGGCCCAACCGGGGATCGAGGCGACGCTCGCCAAGCGCCATCTGCATGACGGCTCGCTGGTGCTCTACGATCTCACCTCCAGCTATCTGGAGGGGCGACATTGCGAATTGGCGCGGCATGGTTACAGCCGCGACGGTCGTTCCGACAAGCTGCAGATCGTGTTCGGCTTGCTGTGCGCCGCCGACGGCTGCCCGGTGGCGGTGGAGGTGTTCGAAGGTAACACCGCCGACCCGAGCACGCTGGCCGCGCAAGTCGACAAACTGAAGGCCCGCTTCAAGCTGTCGCGTGTGGTACTGGTCGGCGATCGCGGCATGATCACCAGCGCCCGTATCGAAGCCGATCTGATGCCGGCCGGGCTCGATTGGATCACCGCTCTGCGGGCGCCGGCGATCCGCAAGCTCGCCGAGGACGGCGGCCCGCTGCAATTGTCGCTGTTCGACGATCGCGATATGGCCGAGATCACGTCCCCCGACTTCCCCGGCGAGCGCCTGATCGTGTGCCGCAACCCGGATCTGGCCGACGAGCGTCGGCGCAAGCGCGGCGAGTTGCTGGCGGCGACCGAGAAGGATCTCGCCCGCGTCAAGGCCGCCGTGCAGCGTCAGCGCAACCCCTTGCGCGGCGAGGATGAGATCGGTCTGAAGGTCGGCGCCGTGCTGGGCAAGCGTAAGATGGCCAAGCACTTCCACCTCGCCATCACCGACACTTCGTTCGACTTCAGTCGGATCGAGGATGCCATCGCCAACGAAGCGTCGCTCGACGGCTTCTATGTGCTACGGACCAACGTGCCGGCCGAGAACCTCGACACCGCCGCCACGGTGCGTGCCTACAAGAGCCTGGCCCAGGTCGAACGCGCCTTCCGCACCATCAAGACCGTCGAACTGGAGGTGCGCCCGATCCACCATCGCCTCGCTGGCCGCGTGCGCGCCCACGTCTTCCTCTGCATGCTCGCTTATTACATCGTCTGGCACATGCGCCGCGCGCTGGCCCCGATCCTGTTCGACGATCACGACCGCGAGGCCGCCGACGCCGCGCGCGTCTCGCCCGTCGCCAAGGCCAGAGTCTCGGCCGCGGCCAGAACCAAGGCTAATCGCAAGCACACCCACGATGGCCGGCCCGTGCACAGCTTTCGAACGCTGTTGCAGGATCTCGCCACGCTCACACGCAACATCGTTCGCATCGGTCAGGACGCCCCGGCCGCTATGCTCACAAGTCCAACCCCACTACAACAAGACGTCTTCAATCGGCTCGGCATTCCTATCGCCCCATAA
- a CDS encoding type II toxin-antitoxin system VapB family antitoxin, translating to MAFHIKNPETDALARRVAALKKIGLTEAVHTALAHELEREQGKPSLVDLGVQFCRDLRAKGNPQSGKPSDKAFRDSLYEDD from the coding sequence ATGGCCTTCCATATCAAGAATCCGGAGACCGATGCACTGGCCCGCAGGGTCGCGGCACTGAAGAAAATCGGACTGACCGAGGCCGTGCATACGGCGCTCGCCCATGAACTCGAGCGCGAGCAGGGCAAGCCGTCCTTGGTCGACCTGGGCGTCCAGTTTTGTCGCGATTTGAGGGCAAAGGGCAATCCGCAGAGCGGCAAGCCTTCCGACAAAGCGTTTCGCGACAGCCTGTACGAGGACGATTGA